Proteins from a single region of Butyrivibrio fibrisolvens:
- a CDS encoding ABC transporter ATP-binding protein, with translation MGIVTKDRKKSGTASLSILHKLRHIFDRKQKEQSLILAVMILIGGLLETLGVSSILTVVQSLMDPEQLHNSIEKINEKVPFTHKLMTMVGLNDDNSIIVFMLIALILIFVIKNIYLLVLTSRQNSFIATGQNDMISRVMREFLNRPYEYYLGADIPTVFRITDSDIPKMFALILALLSLTTEIVVSVCLAAVLVFISWQMTFFIVAVFLILTLIIIRLMKPRLNSIGQKNQSIQSRIAKWRIQAIYGLKDVKVLHREDFFIRNYYESGKIGARLATRYSVMNAAPRFLIETVFIAAVLSYIAVYIVRGGSINTLVPQLSAFAVAAMRLLPSANRINTYLAEIAYEEPSLDYVFDNLTESMKSNSEMRAKREEISGPELSLDKEIKLSHITFHYPDSDKNIFSNADMLIPKGKSVGIIGSSGAGKSTIVDILLGLLHAQTGDILCDDRNVFSNYESWLSKIGYIPQSIYLIDESIRDNIAFGIDADKINEDRLWEVLKEAQLDEFIKTLPEGLDTRIGDRGVRLSGGQRQRIGIARALYHNPEILVFDEATSALDNETEAAVMDAVNSFHGRKTMIIIAHRLNTIEKCDIIYEVHDEKIMETTLEGRHIAH, from the coding sequence ATGGGAATCGTAACTAAAGACAGAAAGAAAAGCGGAACAGCTTCCCTTAGTATACTTCATAAACTGCGTCATATATTTGATAGAAAGCAGAAGGAACAGTCATTGATCCTTGCTGTGATGATCCTCATTGGAGGTCTTCTGGAAACACTCGGAGTATCCTCAATCCTTACAGTAGTCCAGTCACTTATGGATCCGGAACAGCTCCATAATTCCATCGAGAAGATCAATGAGAAAGTTCCCTTTACCCATAAGCTTATGACTATGGTAGGGCTCAATGATGATAACAGCATCATAGTATTCATGCTGATAGCTCTTATCCTTATATTCGTTATCAAGAATATCTACCTTCTGGTGCTGACTTCAAGACAGAACTCTTTTATAGCAACAGGCCAGAACGATATGATAAGCCGTGTAATGCGAGAGTTTCTGAATAGGCCCTATGAGTATTACCTGGGAGCAGATATCCCTACAGTCTTTCGTATAACAGACAGTGATATACCTAAGATGTTCGCGCTTATCCTTGCTCTTTTGTCACTTACAACAGAGATCGTAGTATCCGTATGTCTTGCCGCAGTACTTGTATTTATCAGCTGGCAGATGACATTTTTCATAGTAGCGGTATTCCTTATACTGACTCTTATCATCATCAGACTCATGAAGCCAAGGCTCAACAGCATCGGTCAGAAGAACCAGAGCATTCAGTCAAGGATCGCCAAGTGGCGTATTCAGGCTATCTACGGACTTAAAGACGTAAAGGTGCTCCACCGCGAAGACTTTTTTATCAGGAATTATTATGAATCAGGTAAAATAGGTGCGCGCCTTGCTACAAGATATTCAGTAATGAATGCAGCCCCGAGATTCCTTATTGAGACAGTATTCATTGCTGCAGTACTTAGCTATATAGCAGTTTATATAGTAAGAGGCGGAAGCATAAATACTCTTGTTCCCCAGCTGTCAGCCTTTGCTGTTGCTGCCATGAGACTACTTCCTTCTGCTAACCGTATCAATACATATCTTGCTGAGATCGCATATGAAGAGCCCAGCCTTGACTATGTCTTTGATAACCTTACTGAATCAATGAAGTCGAACAGCGAGATGAGAGCAAAGCGTGAAGAGATCTCAGGACCTGAGCTTAGCCTTGATAAGGAGATAAAGCTTTCTCATATCACCTTCCACTATCCTGACTCAGACAAAAATATCTTCTCAAATGCAGATATGTTAATTCCAAAAGGAAAGTCAGTAGGAATTATCGGATCATCCGGTGCCGGTAAATCTACTATAGTAGATATCCTCCTTGGACTTCTCCATGCACAGACAGGTGATATCCTTTGCGATGACAGGAACGTCTTTAGTAACTATGAGTCATGGCTTTCCAAGATAGGCTATATCCCTCAGTCTATCTACCTTATAGATGAGAGTATTCGTGACAATATCGCATTTGGAATAGATGCTGACAAGATCAACGAAGACAGACTCTGGGAAGTACTTAAGGAAGCCCAGCTTGATGAGTTCATCAAAACACTTCCTGAAGGCCTCGATACCAGAATCGGTGACAGAGGTGTAAGACTGTCAGGCGGTCAGAGACAGAGAATCGGTATCGCAAGAGCTCTTTATCACAATCCCGAGATACTTGTATTCGATGAAGCGACAAGTGCACTTGATAATGAAACAGAGGCAGCAGTCATGGATGCAGTCAACAGCTTCCATGGACGCAAGACCATGATCATAATCGCCCATAGACTTAACACTATTGAAAAGTGTGATATAATCTATGAAGTTCACGATGAAAAGATAATGGAGACGACACTTGAAGGTCGTCATATAGCACACTGA
- a CDS encoding NAD-dependent epimerase/dehydratase family protein, translating to MADNYYSNKKILILGAGGFIGTNLTDELISRGASLTLFDASFEQTRAARWEKSGAKFITGDFSKIADIADDLVNGQDLIFHLISTTCPTNSNQNIAAEYTDNVLPTTKLLDASISSRPRVVFLSSGGTVYGKDHTGICKEDDDAFPISSYGIQKLTIEKLLYLYNYIHDIDYRIIRLANPYGPYQRTNGVQGVVTNFLHRVLKDEPLTLAGDGSVVRDYIYIADVIKGILRISEDDAANKLYNFGSGQGTSVLEVIQAIEKITGKKAIVNRVPARLVDVPVNVLDISRYKADFGDPELLSLEEGIQLTAQFLKSQM from the coding sequence ATGGCAGATAACTATTACAGTAATAAAAAAATATTGATACTTGGAGCCGGTGGTTTTATCGGAACAAATCTTACCGATGAACTTATATCCCGCGGCGCTTCTCTGACCCTTTTTGACGCTTCGTTTGAACAGACGCGTGCTGCAAGATGGGAAAAGAGCGGTGCGAAGTTTATAACAGGTGATTTTTCAAAGATAGCTGATATAGCTGATGATCTTGTAAATGGACAGGATCTTATTTTCCACCTTATCAGTACTACCTGCCCGACTAACTCCAATCAGAATATAGCAGCAGAGTACACGGACAATGTATTACCTACAACAAAGCTCCTTGATGCAAGTATCTCATCCCGTCCCCGTGTAGTGTTCCTTTCTTCAGGAGGAACTGTTTACGGCAAGGATCACACAGGTATTTGCAAGGAAGATGATGATGCATTTCCTATCTCATCATACGGAATCCAGAAGCTGACTATTGAAAAGCTATTATACCTTTATAACTATATCCACGATATTGACTATCGCATCATAAGACTTGCCAATCCTTACGGTCCATACCAGAGGACTAATGGCGTACAGGGCGTTGTTACCAATTTCCTTCACCGCGTCCTTAAAGATGAGCCGCTGACACTGGCAGGAGACGGAAGCGTAGTCAGAGACTATATCTATATAGCTGATGTTATCAAGGGAATCCTCAGGATATCAGAGGATGATGCTGCCAATAAGCTTTATAACTTTGGAAGCGGCCAGGGCACAAGCGTCCTTGAAGTTATCCAGGCTATCGAGAAGATAACGGGCAAGAAAGCAATAGTTAATCGCGTGCCTGCAAGGCTTGTGGATGTACCTGTTAATGTACTTGATATCAGCAGATATAAAGCGGATTTTGGAGATCCAGAGCTTTTGTCACTAGAAGAAGGAATACAGCTTACTGCGCAGTTTCTTAAATCGCAGATGTGA
- a CDS encoding GNAT family N-acetyltransferase: MHIRKACIEDALSILEWRNDETTRMNSFDHEIIAEENHIRWFKNKLSDKSCHFFILEDEEGPAGCVRVDVIKDVGEVSYMIAPGRRGKGYGTKCLSLMEEEFKKTDVKSLVGFVIGQNLASAKCFENNDYVKMSAGDVNCFIKNI, encoded by the coding sequence ATGCATATAAGAAAAGCTTGTATAGAGGATGCTCTCTCCATCTTAGAATGGAGAAACGACGAAACCACAAGAATGAATTCCTTTGATCATGAAATAATAGCAGAGGAAAACCATATCAGGTGGTTCAAGAATAAGCTGTCTGATAAGTCCTGCCATTTTTTTATTCTTGAAGACGAAGAAGGACCTGCAGGCTGCGTAAGAGTCGATGTTATAAAAGACGTCGGTGAAGTTAGCTATATGATCGCACCAGGAAGGCGCGGTAAAGGTTATGGCACTAAATGTTTAAGTCTCATGGAAGAAGAATTTAAAAAGACGGATGTAAAGTCATTAGTCGGCTTTGTGATAGGTCAAAACCTTGCATCAGCAAAGTGCTTTGAGAATAATGATTATGTGAAAATGTCCGCAGGAGATGTAAACTGCTTTATAAAGAATATATGA
- a CDS encoding alpha-1,2-fucosyltransferase, protein MIIIKMQGGLGNQLFLYGLYKELLFLGREVKMDNNAGFIEDPLRDPVLSKLGISYDLAEDKEIRKMRDSYMDPLSRIRRKLTGRKNKDYYEALDGNFDETVLKADDIYLNGYFQSEKYFNDDSVRQELRADICKNKERYMSESDVADLRQEIANANSVSMHIRRGDYLTPVSKETYGGICTDEYYEKAMDLVKEKNPDARFYIFSNDIDWCKEKYKDTDNVSFVSLTGDDSDIKEFFLMSECRHHILANSSFSWWAAFLSAADDNKSLNIVPSKWTNTRQMKDIYASWMTRI, encoded by the coding sequence ATGATAATAATTAAGATGCAGGGAGGCCTGGGCAACCAGCTCTTTTTGTATGGACTGTATAAGGAACTTCTTTTTCTTGGCAGGGAAGTTAAGATGGATAATAATGCAGGCTTCATAGAAGATCCTCTGCGTGATCCTGTTCTTTCAAAGCTTGGAATATCCTATGATCTTGCAGAAGATAAAGAGATAAGGAAGATGAGGGATTCATATATGGATCCTTTAAGCCGCATCAGGAGAAAGCTTACAGGCCGGAAGAATAAAGACTACTATGAAGCTCTTGATGGGAACTTTGATGAGACTGTATTAAAGGCAGATGATATATATTTAAACGGCTATTTCCAGTCTGAAAAGTATTTTAATGATGATAGTGTCAGACAGGAACTTCGAGCTGATATCTGCAAAAACAAGGAACGTTACATGAGCGAAAGTGACGTGGCAGATCTAAGACAAGAAATAGCAAATGCAAACTCAGTATCCATGCACATCAGAAGAGGAGACTATCTTACACCTGTTTCTAAAGAAACCTACGGCGGGATCTGCACTGATGAATATTATGAAAAGGCCATGGACCTTGTAAAAGAAAAGAACCCTGATGCGAGGTTTTATATTTTTTCAAATGATATAGACTGGTGCAAAGAAAAGTATAAAGATACAGACAATGTAAGCTTTGTAAGCCTTACAGGCGATGACAGTGATATTAAGGAATTCTTCCTTATGTCTGAATGCAGGCATCATATACTTGCTAATTCAAGCTTTAGCTGGTGGGCAGCATTTTTGAGCGCGGCAGATGATAATAAGAGTCTTAACATAGTCCCGTCTAAATGGACTAACACAAGACAGATGAAGGACATCTATGCCTCATGGATGACCAGGATCTAA
- the pseI gene encoding pseudaminic acid synthase: MFKKCFKIGNKAVGSNDKTFIVAELSGNHNGDYNRAVEIIHAAAEAGADAVKLQTYTADTITIDCNKPWFMTSAGSLWEGRTLYDLYKEAYTPWEWHEGLIKEANKLGLECFSSPFDPTAVDYLENLNVPAYKIASFEINDIPLIRKVARLHKPIIFATGIAYEEDIRLALDTCLEEQNENIILLKCVSAYPTPYDMVNLRMMEDLAEKYDCLVGLSDHTLGSVVATGSVALGGKMIEKHLTLDRKAGGVDDAFSMEPKEFAEMVRNVRIMEQALGQKEYELSDKQAAERHLSRSLFVVKDIKAGEQITTENVRSIRPGNGMHTKHYEEVLGMTAVNDIEKGTPLSWDLIR, translated from the coding sequence ATGTTCAAAAAATGCTTCAAGATCGGAAATAAAGCTGTAGGTAGTAATGATAAGACATTCATCGTTGCAGAACTTTCCGGCAATCATAATGGTGATTACAACAGGGCTGTAGAGATCATTCATGCAGCTGCTGAGGCCGGAGCTGATGCTGTAAAGCTTCAGACCTACACAGCTGATACTATTACAATAGATTGTAATAAGCCATGGTTTATGACATCAGCTGGAAGCCTTTGGGAAGGAAGAACTCTCTATGATCTTTATAAGGAAGCATACACCCCATGGGAGTGGCATGAGGGCCTTATAAAGGAAGCCAATAAGCTTGGCCTTGAATGCTTTTCTTCACCCTTTGATCCCACAGCTGTCGATTATCTGGAGAATCTCAACGTTCCTGCCTACAAGATAGCCAGCTTTGAGATCAACGATATTCCTCTTATAAGGAAAGTTGCAAGACTCCATAAGCCCATCATCTTTGCAACAGGCATAGCTTATGAAGAAGATATCAGACTTGCACTTGATACCTGTCTTGAAGAGCAAAACGAGAATATTATCTTACTTAAGTGTGTAAGCGCATATCCTACTCCATACGATATGGTCAACCTTCGTATGATGGAGGATCTTGCTGAAAAATACGACTGCCTTGTGGGACTTTCTGATCACACACTTGGAAGCGTAGTTGCAACCGGAAGTGTAGCCCTTGGCGGCAAGATGATAGAGAAGCACCTTACCCTTGACAGAAAAGCAGGCGGAGTAGATGATGCATTCTCAATGGAGCCAAAAGAATTTGCTGAAATGGTCAGAAACGTCAGGATAATGGAACAGGCTCTTGGCCAAAAAGAATATGAGCTTTCAGACAAGCAGGCTGCAGAAAGGCACCTTAGCAGATCTTTATTTGTAGTCAAGGATATAAAGGCAGGAGAACAGATCACTACAGAAAATGTAAGATCCATAAGACCTGGTAACGGAATGCATACCAAGCATTACGAAGAAGTACTTGGTATGACAGCAGTTAATGATATCGAAAAAGGAACACCTCTTAGCTGGGATCTGATCAGATAA
- a CDS encoding asparagine synthase-related protein, producing MCGISGLINYKGNVRAVIAGMNEHMKDRGPDADGIWISPDSKIALGHRRLAIRDLSSNGAQPMRSHSGRYMMVYNGEIYNASLLKDRLIKESFCKDSDFRGTSDTEILLEGIEAYGLYETLSVCKGMFAIAVYDTVTGRLQLARDRVGEKPLYYGFVGHDSFAFASDIGCFTCISEFEKKVNRAVLPLYFSHGYIPAPYSIYEDAYKLMPGTILTIDDPYAYFDPVSDGDFAQYYKNGKAGFCFNSSDYLNASSSKEVEKNTGDLCSENGHVYTIYWSMKEAADKGQNNLFTGSEQEAADELERLIKESIKGQMISDVPLGAFLSAGIDSSTIVSLMQQIAPGRVKTFTIGMHEEGFNEADIAGEIAGILGTEHTEMYIDDSDAKAVIPKLADMFGEPFADSSQIPTYLVSKMTRQHVTVSLSGDAGDELFCGYTSYRSIERIWNKTGKIPYPVRRASGALLSSIAQGDNAVRAALLKASDSAGLHMIEQDPYGYGRRIPIIGREACRDRYSKAVLYAGNTQGSYLDEVNHNIMLLDMNLYHPDDILVKVDRTAMAVSLETRVPFLDKDVVEFAWTLPIDYLRDEKVGKKVLRNILYRYVPKELMDRPKKGFSIPIMKWLLEPQLREWAESLIDPSKIKRQGFLNENEVTKLWNDFVTKGEWRLQIWYILMFQQWLESIGL from the coding sequence ATGTGCGGAATTTCAGGACTGATTAATTACAAAGGCAATGTTCGTGCAGTAATAGCAGGCATGAATGAACATATGAAAGACAGGGGACCGGATGCAGATGGCATCTGGATAAGCCCTGATTCTAAGATTGCACTTGGTCATCGGAGATTAGCGATACGTGACCTTTCTTCGAACGGTGCCCAGCCCATGAGATCCCATTCCGGCCGCTATATGATGGTCTATAACGGAGAGATCTATAACGCATCACTTCTTAAAGACCGTCTTATCAAAGAATCTTTTTGCAAAGATTCAGATTTCAGAGGTACTTCAGATACGGAGATCCTTTTGGAAGGTATCGAAGCTTACGGCTTATATGAAACACTGTCAGTATGCAAAGGAATGTTTGCTATAGCTGTCTATGATACAGTTACAGGAAGACTTCAGCTTGCAAGAGACAGAGTTGGAGAAAAGCCTTTATATTACGGCTTTGTCGGACATGACAGTTTTGCTTTTGCTTCTGACATAGGATGCTTTACCTGCATTTCTGAATTTGAGAAAAAGGTAAACAGAGCAGTCCTTCCGCTTTATTTTTCACACGGATATATTCCTGCTCCTTACAGCATCTATGAAGATGCTTATAAGCTCATGCCCGGAACGATCCTTACGATCGATGATCCTTATGCCTACTTTGATCCGGTGTCAGACGGTGACTTCGCCCAGTATTATAAAAACGGCAAGGCAGGTTTTTGCTTTAACTCATCCGATTATCTTAATGCTTCATCCTCTAAAGAAGTGGAAAAAAACACAGGTGACCTTTGCAGCGAAAACGGCCATGTTTATACCATTTACTGGTCCATGAAAGAAGCCGCAGATAAAGGCCAGAACAATCTTTTTACAGGATCAGAGCAGGAAGCTGCAGATGAGCTTGAAAGACTTATCAAAGAGTCCATTAAAGGCCAGATGATATCGGATGTTCCGCTTGGAGCATTCCTTTCTGCCGGTATAGATTCAAGTACTATAGTATCTCTTATGCAGCAGATAGCACCTGGGAGAGTTAAGACCTTCACCATCGGAATGCATGAGGAAGGCTTTAATGAAGCTGATATAGCAGGAGAGATTGCAGGTATCCTCGGAACAGAACATACAGAGATGTACATAGATGACAGCGATGCCAAGGCTGTTATCCCCAAGCTTGCAGATATGTTTGGAGAACCCTTTGCAGACAGCAGCCAGATTCCTACTTACCTTGTAAGTAAGATGACCCGTCAGCACGTGACAGTATCCCTTTCAGGAGATGCAGGCGATGAGCTCTTCTGCGGTTACACTTCCTATAGATCTATAGAAAGGATCTGGAATAAAACAGGTAAGATTCCTTATCCTGTCCGCAGGGCATCAGGAGCTTTACTTTCTTCTATAGCCCAAGGAGATAACGCTGTAAGAGCAGCACTTTTAAAAGCATCTGACTCTGCAGGCCTTCATATGATCGAGCAGGATCCGTATGGATATGGCAGAAGGATTCCGATCATTGGTAGAGAGGCTTGCCGTGATCGTTATTCTAAAGCAGTCCTGTATGCAGGTAATACACAGGGAAGTTACCTTGATGAAGTCAATCATAACATCATGCTCCTTGATATGAACCTGTATCATCCTGATGATATTCTTGTTAAGGTTGACAGAACTGCCATGGCAGTATCCCTTGAAACCAGAGTTCCTTTCCTTGATAAGGATGTTGTTGAGTTTGCATGGACACTACCTATAGACTACCTGCGAGATGAGAAGGTAGGCAAAAAGGTCCTTAGAAACATACTTTACCGCTATGTTCCTAAAGAACTTATGGACAGACCTAAAAAAGGTTTTTCAATTCCTATTATGAAATGGCTCCTTGAGCCCCAGCTTAGGGAATGGGCTGAAAGCCTTATTGATCCTTCAAAGATCAAACGTCAGGGCTTCCTTAATGAAAATGAAGTTACAAAGCTTTGGAATGATTTCGTAACCAAAGGAGAGTGGCGTTTGCAGATATGGTACATTCTCATGTTCCAGCAGTGGCTCGAAAGTATTGGATTATAA
- a CDS encoding glycosyltransferase, which yields MKILEKYIPGIIPEADQTDKISISVAVYNGEKYLNKCVDSLLAQTYKNIEVILVDDGSTDGCPAICDEYADKDPRVKVVHKKNGGLASGRNAGIEAATGTYLGFMDGDDWVDPDMYMRLMAAIREHKADVAITRYRWVYEDRTEDPSTDKAYIMEGQEALEQYILENDDIQIQNCAWNKLYSKDFLGDHRFDESKWYEDVMFTTKLISKANKVIFLDHASHNYICDRSGSYMNQGISERIITDLIPIYKERTAFLRSIGRDDLADTHNYYFYKRLMIYYTQAYRGPDKKDVKRSKMNRIKDAIYSEKANFDAAFNSNGANPNEKKKMDIFLFSPKIYLIVMAINDRFIIPVKVRKAAAGKSR from the coding sequence ATGAAAATACTTGAAAAATACATTCCCGGTATAATACCTGAAGCTGATCAGACAGATAAGATCAGCATATCAGTTGCTGTCTATAACGGAGAAAAATATCTTAATAAATGCGTTGATTCACTTCTGGCTCAGACTTATAAGAACATAGAAGTGATCCTTGTAGACGATGGCTCTACAGATGGATGCCCTGCAATATGCGATGAGTATGCGGATAAAGACCCTAGAGTAAAAGTCGTACATAAGAAAAACGGCGGACTTGCATCCGGAAGAAATGCAGGAATCGAAGCTGCAACAGGAACATATCTTGGCTTTATGGATGGCGATGACTGGGTTGATCCTGACATGTACATGCGTCTTATGGCAGCCATAAGAGAGCATAAGGCAGATGTAGCTATAACAAGATACCGCTGGGTATACGAAGACAGAACAGAGGATCCGTCTACTGACAAGGCTTACATTATGGAAGGTCAGGAAGCTCTTGAACAGTATATCCTTGAAAATGATGATATACAGATTCAGAACTGTGCCTGGAATAAACTCTACAGCAAAGACTTCCTCGGTGACCATCGCTTTGATGAAAGTAAATGGTATGAGGATGTTATGTTCACCACAAAGCTTATTTCAAAGGCGAATAAGGTTATTTTCCTTGATCATGCAAGTCATAATTATATCTGTGACAGATCAGGAAGCTATATGAATCAGGGAATAAGCGAGCGTATCATTACTGACCTTATCCCTATCTACAAGGAGCGCACAGCTTTCCTTAGATCAATAGGAAGAGACGACCTTGCAGATACACACAATTACTATTTTTATAAAAGGCTAATGATCTATTACACTCAGGCTTATCGCGGCCCTGATAAAAAAGATGTAAAAAGGTCCAAGATGAACCGCATCAAGGATGCTATATATAGTGAGAAAGCTAATTTTGATGCTGCCTTCAATAGTAATGGTGCTAATCCTAATGAAAAGAAGAAGATGGATATATTCCTCTTTTCACCAAAGATATATCTTATCGTTATGGCTATAAATGACAGATTTATCATTCCTGTAAAAGTTAGAAAGGCAGCTGCAGGGAAATCCAGATAA
- a CDS encoding glycosyltransferase: protein MNQENTKKTKHIALYIGSLSKGGAERVFVNLAEYFAKRGYRVSFVTIFRSPNEYDLCGKQAPKTGDESLIPGTDIRYVPMNGAAENAFINTLDGSGSNKEIAGNEDIWKGSVTRYYSDINDNAALEISTSGGSRVSDFIKRCNKLRRIWKTLKPDLILSCNGKNNLMALASANGLSIPVAAYVIAMPELEYPGRAMGMGVKLLFPKAKGVILQTERSRSFFPESVQKKAKILHNMVRDEYLNGDVPDYDSRQKLILAVGRVDDNKRHDLMIRAFARISKDFPDYSLLICGDGPDRQKMLDLAAKLNVGDKVSMPGVVTDIRSQLCKASLFLHTSDTEGMPNALLEAMCTGLACIATDCPCGGPAMLIDNHKNGILIPVGDEDSLVREMTDVLKDTEYAKSLGDNALKIRDEYSATNVFKEWERYVEALME from the coding sequence ATGAATCAGGAAAATACTAAGAAAACAAAACATATAGCTTTATATATCGGCTCTCTTTCTAAGGGCGGCGCTGAAAGAGTATTCGTAAATCTTGCAGAGTATTTTGCAAAAAGAGGATACAGGGTCAGCTTCGTTACCATCTTCAGATCACCTAATGAATATGATCTTTGCGGAAAGCAGGCTCCAAAAACGGGAGATGAAAGCCTTATTCCGGGAACAGATATTAGATATGTTCCTATGAACGGCGCTGCGGAAAATGCATTTATTAATACGCTTGACGGATCAGGATCCAATAAGGAAATTGCAGGTAATGAAGATATCTGGAAAGGGTCTGTAACAAGATACTATTCCGATATAAACGATAATGCTGCTCTTGAGATCTCTACTTCAGGAGGATCCAGAGTATCAGATTTTATAAAACGCTGTAATAAGCTTCGCCGTATCTGGAAGACCTTAAAGCCTGATCTTATTCTTTCCTGTAACGGCAAAAACAATCTCATGGCTCTTGCTTCTGCCAACGGGCTTTCTATTCCTGTTGCAGCATATGTTATCGCAATGCCCGAACTCGAATACCCGGGACGTGCAATGGGCATGGGAGTTAAGCTCCTTTTCCCAAAGGCAAAGGGTGTTATATTGCAGACTGAAAGGAGCCGTTCTTTCTTCCCTGAATCTGTTCAGAAGAAAGCTAAGATCCTTCACAATATGGTCCGCGATGAGTATTTAAATGGTGATGTACCTGATTATGATTCAAGACAAAAGCTGATACTTGCTGTTGGAAGAGTTGATGATAATAAGCGTCACGACCTTATGATCCGCGCTTTTGCAAGGATAAGCAAGGACTTCCCTGACTACAGTCTCCTTATATGCGGCGATGGTCCTGACAGGCAGAAGATGCTTGACCTTGCTGCAAAGCTTAATGTAGGCGATAAGGTATCTATGCCGGGTGTCGTTACCGACATAAGAAGTCAGCTGTGCAAAGCCTCTTTATTCCTGCACACTTCTGATACTGAGGGTATGCCCAATGCTCTTCTTGAAGCTATGTGTACAGGTCTTGCCTGCATAGCTACAGACTGTCCCTGCGGCGGTCCTGCAATGCTTATAGATAATCATAAAAATGGAATCCTCATTCCTGTTGGAGATGAAGATTCCCTTGTACGTGAAATGACTGATGTTCTTAAGGATACTGAATATGCAAAGTCGTTAGGAGATAACGCTCTAAAGATAAGAGATGAATATTCCGCTACTAATGTATTTAAAGAATGGGAACGCTACGTTGAAGCGCTCATGGAGTGA